The Lolium rigidum isolate FL_2022 chromosome 1, APGP_CSIRO_Lrig_0.1, whole genome shotgun sequence region tggtgcatcgttttcttcttggaggcgtcgttctggagattctgtatttcaggtgttgtcttggtggtggttgtattgctattCCTAAGCCTAGgatgctatagcgggacttttgtttcttagtttttttttttggctgtgtgcatccgtactgtcattagggtgtcgcgttgttgcagaggctgggtgtaattgatatcttttgatattaatatatttcctttattggAAAAATTAGAACTAGAACTAGTTCAAATTAAGCTAGCAGAAGCGCAATGAGTTGCTGTGAACTATATCTCGCTACGAAAATTCAAGAATTCTCAAGTTGACGAGTCCGAGGCGTCAACGTTACTGAAAAGTTGCCTCAGCTCAAAGTTTGCTTACAAGAACATCGAGGAAGTTGGCATCTGTTTCATAATACATCAGTTTTAGTAAACTGTTTCAAAATAAAACATTTTGGGTGAACTATTTTTTTAGACTAGCACTTCCAGTATGTTGTTTTTCAAGCACAACTACAAAGCAGTACCCACCAACATGGCGGGACTAGTAGCCCTAGCTACCTAGCAAAGCGCCCGTAGACCACAACGTTTGTGCCATCATCCGGGGACGCCGCCCTGACTTACAAGCCAGACCGACTCCTCAAGTCGAATCCACTAGGCCGATGACCTCGCAACCCTCGAAGCATCAAGCCGCCACCCTGCGGGTACAAGCAACGACCAAACCCCATTGGGTATCACCGAATCGCATCTGGAAGCCGCTGCCTCAGCGTACATCTGACGCTCGGGGCCGCCGTCCCGGCTTCCTCTGCCCTTGCCGACTGATCAAACCCACACAATGGCTACAACTGGGGGTGGGCAAAAAAACTGATGACCGAACCGAACCCGAACCCGAAAAGATTTATAGACTGGATTTAGTTTAGTCAATTCGATCATTTGTTCCGAGTAACCAAATAGACCAAACTAGCCGAATTTTAGGTGAGACCGTCCCAAGCTTTAGATTTTGTGATGTGCATGAGATGTGGTATTGTTGAGTGTTGATCAAACTTCTCTAGCATTGCTCATTTTTATTTAGATTGTTGAACGTTTATTCCTACCAATTGATcataatatatgcaatgaaaaatcCGTTCAAAATACATCTAAACTATTGCCAATGTTTTACTAAATAATGTCTAAGTTTTGTCTTGACAACAGGGGCCACACTGTTCGGTCATGACTGAACCCGAACCCGAGTTATTGAGTACCCAAATTTATCAGGTAGTAAAACTAACACGTATATTTTGATCTTTAATTTTTTTAACCGAATTTAAAATAGACTGAAATAGAAAACCCGTCATGACCGAATGCCCACCCCTAActacaacgcccacaaaccagcgCCTGCAGAGGGAGCAAACCCTCAAGGCTTGAAGGTTTAATCCCAAGGCAAAACCCCGGCCCAAGCCAGCCTTTCTTTGCACTGCCACTTTGCCACTGCATCCAGGCCCAGGTCATCTCTGCAACTGCCAAAACACCCCAAGAACTCACAGACCACTCTGTCAGTGCCATCGCACGGCACCGGCCACTCGCCCAGCCCAGAGTACATACACGGTCGTACCACAACAGGGCACAGTGCCGCGGATGGCGAGGGTTGAGGAAACACTTGCTCAGTTGCTCTGCCTGCCATGGCAGCGGCCTTGTTCGGACGAATCCCCAGCGATCGATGCCGACGGCGCGCAGCCGCTGCCTGCCATGGCAGCGCGTCACCGTGGAACGACGCCTGCGCGGGTTGCCGGCCGCTCGCCGGACACACCGGCAGGCACGCTCATACGTCCGTCCGTGGCTGCGCCGGCCTGCACGCAGCACAGGCACGAAGCTGATCACGAGACACAGATATCCGGAGGCGGAATGTGCAGTGCACGCACCTCATGATCGCAGTTTCTTCTTTCAGATAAAGAGAGAAGTTTCTTACACCGTTGATACATTATTAGTTCAGCACATGTATGCATCGTGGATGACATCTGAatgtaaaacaaaaaaattctggaCCTGGGTACGCAGGTTGGGAGGAAGAAGTTTACTTTAGACTATTCATTTGGAACTTGTTATTTTCGCCTAAGCCACATACTTTCAAAATTCTGTTTGAAATTTTTGGAGACCTGGAAATACGGATTTGGGCCTGGACGAATATAAGATTTAGGAGTACCTGAAACCAGACACCGTATTTTCGGATCTGGCTGCCCAACTTGTCTAGGCTCTAAACAACCAAGTGAAGTGAACGAAAGCATGGACGGAACCCATGACTACCAACACACAAGAATCATCCAAGCACACAAAAAAATGAAGAAGCAAAAAAATCTGGGCTATGCTATTTGCTATGTAGTATGCACAGTTTCAATCCGTCCGGCCTCCTGTCCGCGTGTTACTCTCTCGCGCGCTGCGCTGCGCCTTGTCAGTCACGGTCCGATATGGCGGTGAACGTGATGGAGGTGCGGGTGGTGTTGccggcggaggacgacgacggggAGGACCGCGCCATGATGGAGGTCAGAAGCGTCGACGACGTCGCCTTGCTCCTCAGCTTCAGGTCCCTGAAGTCCCGGATCACGTCGGGCTGGGTGATCTCCTGCGAGTCCACGTCCATCTCGCCCCTCAGCATCTGGAGGACAGAGGCCATGTCGGGCCGGCGCTTCGTGACGTTCTTGGTGCACAGGAGCCCAACTTTCAGGAATCTGCACGCTTCGTCGACATCCAGGTCGTCGCCCAACGAACTGTCTATGATCTCGTGCAGTTCACCCTGGTCATAGTATGTCCATGTCTGCAAATACGAGGATGATTGGCGGTCAATAATCTCGTGGTAATATAGCAATAAGTAATACAAGCCCCAATTCAGAAGATTTGGACCCGTTTTTGCTGTGGTACTACAATATATGAAATGTTGGCTTCCTAATGAAGGCACACTGTAGATTAAGTTATTTATGGTGTGGATTGTCCAAGCAAAGAGGCACTTATGTTTCTATTTCAAAAAGACTCCCGTACCTTCTCAAGAAGAATCTGGTCTTCGTAGGGCAGTCTTGTATCAGTGTTGCATCTTCCACTGACTATCTCAATAAGCAGAACACCAAAGCTGTAAACATCTGACTTCCGTGTCACTTGTCCTCGGATGGCGTATTCAGGTGCCAGGTAACCTCTGCAAGAAAAACCACAGTGAGGAAAGCAACAGAGGGGATGTCTATATCATTTGTGTGTTATTACATATACTCGTTTTGATTTTACTTTATTCAATCTTTATACACTTTTACTAACAAAGGGTATATGTTTctacggcgggcttacgccagcctgaacAACTTTATTATCGGCAAAACGAACAGGGGATCATTACAAAGGTTTTAGAGGATATGCGAGAAAGAGGAGGGGGGGGCTCAAGGAGGGTCATAGTTATTACAAAGGGTATATGTTTGCGTTCATTGTTTACAGATATGATGCTGCCAACTGATATTATTAGTTCAAAAGACCAGCCAAACTAGCATTTAATCTAACGAGTTAACATGTAGCAAAGGACACAAGTACGAGAAAACAGTTTGCACTTACAGTGTTCCTGCGACTCTTGTGCTAATATGTGATACATCTGCTGGCAGAAGCTTTGCCAAACCAAAATCAGAAATTTTTGGGGTAAGATCCTCATCAAGAAGTATATTGCTTGCTTTGATGTCCCGGTGGACAATATGAGGGCGGACGCCATCATGGAGGTATGCTAGTCCCTGGGCAACACCAATGCAAATATTTACTCTAATATTCCAGTTAAACTGGATGCCGCTTTTCCGAGAACCTAAAACATGTCAAGAACAAGAAGGCTTAGAGCACCTGAAACATTTTTCAGGAGCAAAAGAAAACAGAGGAATAAGTAACGAGAATCTACCTAAAAGGGTTTGTGCAAGGCTATTATTTTCAAGATAATTATAGACGAGGATCTTGTGGCTTCCTTCCACACAACAACCATGAAGTTTGACAAGATTCTTATGGGAAACATCAGATATCGTAAGGAGTTCACTAAGAAATTCCCTCCCGCCTTGCCTAGATTGCAAAGAGAGCACCTTTACAGCAACAGCGGTTCCATCCCTAAGTGTTCCCTGAAACAGTAAGCCAACGAATTTTAAACATTTGCCATGTAATCAAGTCAAGCAGATAATAAATACGTTAATACCTTGTACACAGGTCCGTAACCACCCTCACCAATCTTATTGGATTGATCAAATTTTGCCGTTGCCCTATCGAGCTCCTTGTAGCTGAATCTTGTTATATTCTCAGCTCCAGAGAGGTCTGCAGAAGGTTAAATGTTAGTACTAATGAATGCAGATTGATGAAGTGGTGACAAAGTGACACCATATTCCGAGGTGATTCCCCATAAGCTGCAGAAATCTAAGTTATCACCTTCATCCCATGGATCATTTTGCGGCTGGGGCCCCCTTGTCCTTTTGAAAATGCGAGAAAAACAACTCATTACCAAGTTGTTTCAATTCTCGAGCTACAGAACAAACCACTGTACTGTGGTCCACTTATTTGAGATATCAGTTTAACATCGAGCTAACCATAGGCACATAGTTGATCATTCTTCGAGATCAAGAGTAGTAACCAATATCCTGGAACACAGTTCATCAACCTTCAGCAACAGTAATCATATCTAGAGGCAAGAGAATATGAACAACCAGTTCAGGCTACCTAAAGAAAAGTAGTCTGTAAAATTTATGGCGAACATGTTCAATTGACTATTTTCTTTTTGGCAAAACTTGCAACTCTGAGTCAAAACACTTGTCTTTTAGGAAGTCAAACATTTTTAGGTTTCACAATGAATGTCGAAACAATTACGAACATTGACAACACCACATTAATAAGATCCATTACGAAATATAATTTCATGATCTATAACTGTTTTTATTAAGAAAAAGTATTTAGAAAGAAATCAGTCAAAATGCCACATCAGAGACCATGCCAATGCTATTGAGGTAGAACTTAGGTTTCACATTCAAATGTTGCCAAGGTTGTTTGACAACATAGTAATGTGAGAAGTCTTAGCTTAATTCAAAAAGTTCAGACACATCAAAAGCTCGTGATTAATGGGCTCAATTTAACGGTGGAGAAACAAATGGTAGAGAAGCTGTTCCAAAGAGAAATACTCCACATTCGCTGGCGCTCCATTAAACTGCCACCGCAGCCACTGGTTTGTATATGTTATATTGCTATGCGGGTATATATACTAATTTGCATTTGCCATTTGTGGGGTCTCAATTAATTGCACAACTAGACCAAACTGGCTTCACTTCAGATTTAAACGTGAGCAGCAAAGTCAATACAGTAACTTCTTAAGCCTTTCACCTCCGTTACTCCAACTAGTGTCTAGGGTTTTATGCACCAGAAAATATAATTCACAGATGAGTGCAGGAAATCAAGATTAATGTAATGACCAATCATTGGTTTGCGGTGGTTTAGTTTGGCCTGCAGTATGTGACATCAAAGACAGTAGCCTAGGCCACTACAACTTTTGTCTAATTCAAATAGTCTCTTTCAGAATTCAGATATTTCTTGGATATGCATCAATGTCATGATTGATTCCTGAAATATCTCAGAACTTcaggaaaaaacaaaaaaactctATATATATTTATTTCTACGAATAAAGAATGGGTGCTAGGACACCCAACCTAAGTTGCAAGGATAAACAAACAAAACATATGCTCAAGGCACGTCATTGATTCCTTTCTGAAGCAGAACGGTGCATATAGTACACGGTATTGGGCAGGTTACATCTGAGCTGTCATCTACATGATTTCTGGACGCTAGTAATGCAAGATTGGGCCAAGTCACAGACACTCTATTTATTTCTCACAGGTTCTGTAGCATTCAACATTTGACATTTCTACGGCTCCCCACATCCTATCACAATCTAACAGAAGTTGAACCAATCGTGTTTTACTAACAGCCAGAGTGCGTACAGAGTAACTGGATTTGTTCATCTCTATGCTCCCGATTCCCCACAATCATCAGAGGAAGCAGATGGTGTGCTATAGCCTATAGTCACAGCGATGGTGAACATTCAACATATTTGACATTCAACCCTCTATAGATCTAATTCTAGCGTATATACCTATCTGTATGCTCTGATCAGACGGTGAACATTCAACTCTCTACAGACTACAGATGACTTCTTTTCTGTCGGCCAACAGCATCAACAACCACCAAATTCAGAAACCGCGCGACAGCAgagcaagaaaagaaaacatcaaATCGTCAGTTGCAGGATCCAGGAGAAACAGCGAGTCTCACCTGAACCGCGGAAGGAGAACGCCAAAATCCGACGATCTCAGCGAGGCGCGACCGCCAGCTGGGTGTCCACTTCACCGGCGCACCGACGGATTCCGCCGAACACACAGCCCGACACAGCGAGACTGGCGGATCCGACGAAGCAGTTGACCCACCGGAGCCTGCCAACCTCCGGCTGCGGAGCACGGCGGCGCGCGGGAGAGGAGGAGATGATCGAAATGGCAGCTCTtgctttgcttggccttgagcgtCGAGAGTTTCTGGTTTTTCTCCAATGCGAAAGCGAGAAGAAAGCGAGGCGATCTCTTAACTAAAGCCGTGGCGCGGTCAATACAGTTGACTTCTCAAGCCGCCCCAGCCGAACGGGCAAAcgagggcctgggcctgggcctgggcttgGGCTTGGGTACGGCCCAGACACGTCAGCGTGACGAGGTTGCGGCCCGTGCGTGACGTGGTCGGTGTCGGCGTGTTGACCTAGCCACCTAGGCAAATCTGGTTTCCGGTCTCTGGCCGTATGTTTCATGAAAGAAACCGGTAATCAGTGGTCGACAAGGACAAAAATTGATCCAGCTCAAATAACGGATTGGATAGCGAGCCAGCTCGAACTCGTCCAACTCGTTAATTAGCAAGAACAAGTTCAGCACGATTATGGTAAGCTCTACCACAGTTCATTGGactactgttttttttttgttgagatatgttATAAAAATACTACGAATGTCGGACTAACATTTGTGAAATCAAAGCCTACAATTTTAAGTGCATTCTCATATACGGATCGGGCTGGTTGTCTAGGGGACACATACCAGTGGTTTTGCCATACATTCGGTTCCAACCTTATTTTCTACAGTGCAAACAAACAAGTAACGGTGCCTCTCTCTCAAGTACTAAATCAGAATGCAAAACACATGCAAATATCCCTCTTGAAATTATTTCGGTTGGATGTCTCCAAGAAGAACTTGGTGTAACTGTGTAGAATTTCGTCAAGGTCCTTGTATGTGGTGTGAAAACATGAGAGCCACATATCCTAGTACTAATCCTTGTTTTTATGCTACACCACACTTttaaatagaatttcattttgtaaGAGAAAGGGTAGCAAATAAGAAATTGGAGATCATGTTCATTTTTTGAAAAGATCAAGTAGTAGATAGTCTGACTAAATCACTTCCTAATAGAGCTTTTGAAAGTATCAATATAATATCAACTTGACTAAGTTGATTAAGGTAAAGTCTTAACAATAGAATGTAGGAAAAATGTAAAACCTAATATGTTAAGATATAAACTAATTTGGTCTAGATTTAAATCTTTTCCTTGATGTACAAGACTCCCTCCAATATAAATAATAGATGCAGCTCAACATGTATATCGAGTAGAAACGCTTTTGATCGGTTTTTACATTAAGTACCATCAACCTAATGCAAGAAAATGTGAGACCGAGGTCCTCGATAGTTATGTGTGCAGTGCACCAATGAATTCAAGTTTAATGATCCTCGCAAGTAATTTGTTACTCATCCACATGCACAATAGAAGCTAAAGGAGTGTGCTAGAGAATAAGAAACAAAGAAGGTAGAGGGAAATCACAAGTTGTGAATGAAATTCCGCTAATAAAATCCTAGGAAGAATGAGGATACTAAAAAGGGAAGTGGATGATTTAGTATTTTCAAGTATGAGATCCAAATCATATGGAAAAATTAATTAGCAGCAAAAAAAGTATCAACAAGTGAGCAAGTCCAACATGTAGAAGAATGTGAAGTATATTCCAAGAAGAGAGGTGACCATGATGTTACAATGTTTTAAGAACATGAGTACAGTCCTCCTATGGAATGGGACTTTCATTGTGCCCAAGGTCTAGATGAACTTTCCATGAAATTAGGACAGAGGCCTTAGAGAAATAAGGGAACTAATTATTGTAGGAATATCTAAGTTCTACCTCTAGTACACACATTGCACCATCATCAAAATCAAAATAAGTCAACACATGTCCAAACATATAATCATAGTCAACAAGTCAAAATAGATGAGATAACAAATTAAAATTCCAAGGCAAGgcacatgatgaaatagatcactaTACTAGTGATATGAGGAGATATGGTCTATCATAGACTATGGGCACTCCCTCTCTCCTAGTTCATTGGACTAGTGGATGGTTCGTCATATAAAGTAGACTAAGTTTACGATTGTAATTGTGTTGTGAATATAGAGCTAATTTTTCTGCTATCACTGGTTTCAGGTCCATGACATTTTTCACCTAAAAAATACTAGGAATCAATTGTCGATAAGGATAGAAAGATCGAGATTCCCTTGCATATGCCGTCAAGGGCTAGATAGAGAGCCATCTTGAACTCGTCGAACGCATtaaactatcaagaacaagtttaGCACACCAGGTTCACTAAAAGACCAACACTTGTCTTTTGTTTAAATCTTTAACATGCCACCAAAAGATTTGATCTTTCCAATTATATATTACATATGTAACATTAACACAATGCAAGAAATTTTTGGACGGAAGTACTTGATGGTTAATGTGCATGGAGTATCGATGAATACAGGCTCATTATCCTAATCCTATTCCTGATTGAGTATAATTAGCTTCACAAGTAACTCGCTAACTCGCTTGTTTTTATTGAAATGGAATCATAGTCCcagctctgcatcaattgatgcatgcaaCGTTTATTACTTTATTAAGGTTCAAGTCTTACAAATGACTACATCATGGTCACACAGGGTCGATACACGAATCACATCTGAACAAAAAGAGAAACATAAAGCGGATGTGGCTCTACGCTAACATGCTATTCTATGATCAAAACACCAGCTGCACTAGCTCTATAAATCCAGTGCAACGTTCTTGAGTCTAAGGATGgaaatgggtagggtatgggcagggtagagcaataccatgcCCATACCTGTatagtcaatgggtacaaacttctacccatacccgtacccatgggtataaaactttacccataccaTACCCGGCaggtacccgtacccattgggtacccgaTGGGTAGGTCAAATTGTACACAAGTTACTCACAATTTTACATATATCAATAAcattttttattgaaaaatgaATTATCTCAACCTAATAAGAGGTAattgagtacataacaattaacaaAAGATAAAAATCACACTCTCATtttctaactcataagtcaacaaaattagacgtgtcacgtaagaaattgacaataaatatgcagggtatgggtatacccgcgggtacaAGGCTATACATGTGTCCTACCCAGGACTTAACGGGTAGGGTTTGGTATTATccatgggcataaaagtgtacTATACCTTGACTATGTgggtacggtacccgcgggtacccgtacTCGTGGGTAAAATCACTACAAGAAATAAGTTGGTTAGTGACCCTCCATGTGTGAACATATAGTGAAAGTTGGTCATAAATAGTAACTAATTGTGACCAATTTTCACTATATGGTCACATATGGAGGGTCACTAACcaacatatttcttgtagtgaattGCAATCCTTACTTGGTTGCCCTGAATACCCATATCCTCTCGCTTCTCGGTTGGTTGTAGGAAGGACCACATATGAGTCCATTGCGTAGCCAACGATATTATCTGCATGAAAGAATTCGATTTTGCATTCGTAAATATATGATCACTCTGAGTATTCCATATGACCCAAAGTAAGGCACAAACCCCAACTCTGATTTGTACTTTACTTCTTTGCAACCCCACCCAGCCAATTCCCCAATAAATTGTTATATAAGTGGGAGGGATAATATTAAAAGCCATATGAATAATACGCTAAGCAATCTTTGCAAAAGAAAATGATATGAATAGATGTTGTATTGTTTCACCTTTATTTACTCCCTTGCTAATTCCTTTTTGCTAACTTTTATTATGCAAGCAAAACTCTGTGAATTAAGAACCACTTAAAAAATCCAAATTTTATGGAACTATCATTTTCCAAATGTATTTGCGCACAAATTTTGTATGGCTATTCATGTAATCTAGATACAACTATTTGACCGAAAAACACTAGATGTTGTTATCTTCTAAACAAAGACATCTGGTTGAGTGGACAACTGAATATCCATCAGCCGGGTACATAAGTGAACCCATCTATCACCTTTGATACACATGAGGGCATGTCGAGAACCTATTTTTAGAGGCCTTTGTGACATAAAATTAGCAATTGAAACTTATTTTCGGTGTTACATAATGGTGGATGTTGTTGAGAAAGTGGTGTGTTCCCTAGCCACATTTCTTCCCAAAGACGAGTTCCCTTACCATTTCCCATTGTGATTTGTGAAAGAGCCTCGTTGGAAAAACTCTTCCTTTATTTTCATTAGGCCCTTCCAAAAAAAGGTGGAGTTCGTAGATTGTGACTTTACTTGGGTTGGGACTTAGAATGAAGATATTTATTTCGTAGGAGCTCTTGCCATACCCCTTGTTCGGTTAAAAGTTTATAAAGCCACTTTCAATAAACACTTATTCTTGATTTCTAGCACTTCAAATCTAAGGACGACCTGATCTTTTTGTTGACAAATGATGTTCCATCGATTAATTCTGTACTTCCACTTATGACCATATCTTTGACGGAAAAACCTTGATCTAAAGGAATCCACTCTTTTTTCATACACCATTAGGTCTTTCAAAgaaggataacataaacattGGTAGCCTAGTTAAAACTAAATTAATTAGCACGAACCGATCACCATATGATAACAATTTTCCTATCGAACTTGCTGGTTTTCTCTCAATTTTTTGCGATCctctatggctttccattcactaCTGTTTAATTTATGATGTTGAGTTGATATTCCTAAATATATGCAAGGGAAATATCTTCCTTCACAGCCAAAGAGGTTAATATAATCTACCTCGACATCCTTAGCCTTGTCAAAACTTAAAAAAACTTCACTctaatgaaagttaattttcaatcctaACAATTTTTCAGATATACAAACAATCTGCTTATTGAGTGCTTTTTCAAGATTGTGCTCAATAAAAATTATAGTGTCATCTACATCTTGCAAGATGGAAGTgccaccatcaactagatgtggCATTAACCCATCAACTTGACCATCTTCTTTGACACGCATAATTAAAATTGCTAGCATATCCATCACTATATTGAACAACATAGGTGATCACCTTGTGTCATTGTCTCGATCCTTTCCTAGTTTGAAAATAATAATCTATATCACCATTTGCCTTAATAATACCGATCGAGCTcggtccaatctctccctagataGCCGTTGACGATTCCTCCTGTTCGAGGCATCATCATCGTCAAAATCTAGTTAAATCCCACAGGGATGTAGGATGGTGAAGGTGATCTGGCAGCTCGTACGGTCAATGGTTAGTCTGTTCTTCTCTAGGACTGACTGACCAACCATGTGTGGCTGCAATACCGCTGCTGCTGCGTGTAGACGGTTGATCGCACCCTTGTAAGCGAGCAGCCGGGAATCAAAACCGCAATTAACTAACGTAAGTTGCTCATGCATGTGTGATTACAGTATGTTCAAATGCAAAGTACCGGCCGGCGACTTGATTCCACGGAGTAATCAACTGGGGAAGAAGAACAGAAGATGGATGGGAAATGCATGCGAGCAGGAAGCCTAGTCAACGGGTCGAAAGATACTGTTTGCCTTCGTAGCTCGTCGATCTAGAGACGGATCGAGCTGAGACCTCGCTTACGACCTTGGATAAACTAATCGATCGTGCATGTGCCTGCACATGATTTTCTTTCGACGGAgaacagcctgtcagcaagagacTCGCCTAGCTCCGTCCTTGTGTGTACTGTACTACTGTTTGATCGTTCAGACTACAGACTTCGATCAGACCAATATAATACCCCGCGGCCAGAAGGCTCAAACGCGGTGATCGACTTCTCGCGATCGCGGACCGGCCGATTAGAGAATCTAAAAGGGTCCAGCGTGTCTCACGTCTCTGTATAACTAACTGCATTTATCAGGAGATGCTGACCTGACATGAGCGGACATGACAGGCCGTTCAACATTCTTGACCGAGACgaaggtaagagcatctccggtcgcgtcctctaaagcgtccccaaaccgcgccgtattgagcgtttgggggacgtgttttgtcgtgccgcgtttgggggacgttgctctccagccgcgtcccccaaacgccgttcccaatcagaaattcaaattgttgcattcaaaagagatcgtttccGCCGAATCGTCACGATcaaagtagcggcgatcaaatatagcatatga contains the following coding sequences:
- the LOC124700831 gene encoding cold-responsive protein kinase 1-like; translated protein: MSCFSRIFKRTRGPQPQNDPWDEDLSGAENITRFSYKELDRATAKFDQSNKIGEGGYGPVYKGTLRDGTAVAVKVLSLQSRQGGREFLSELLTISDVSHKNLVKLHGCCVEGSHKILVYNYLENNSLAQTLLGSRKSGIQFNWNIRVNICIGVAQGLAYLHDGVRPHIVHRDIKASNILLDEDLTPKISDFGLAKLLPADVSHISTRVAGTLGYLAPEYAIRGQVTRKSDVYSFGVLLIEIVSGRCNTDTRLPYEDQILLEKTWTYYDQGELHEIIDSSLGDDLDVDEACRFLKVGLLCTKNVTKRRPDMASVLQMLRGEMDVDSQEITQPDVIRDFRDLKLRSKATSSTLLTSIMARSSPSSSSAGNTTRTSITFTAISDRD